Part of the Microbacterium sp. Clip185 genome is shown below.
CGAAGACCACCACTGCCCGTCCGACGCCCGCGCGCCGCGCGCTGAGCGATCGACCGTCGGGAAGGCTGAGTCGGCGCGGTGCGCCCAGGGGATGCGCGCCGCTCATGCGTCGCGAGCGGGGCGCCGGATGCGGGGGGCAGGTGCCGGCGGAACAGGCTTCGCGGCGACGATGTCGACGCGGCGGATGCGCTCAACGCCGCGTTTTCCGTCGACGACGACCGTCTCCTCGTCGGCGCTGAGGAGCTCTCCGAGCGCATCCGTCGCCTGTCCGGTCGGGAGTAGATAGCGCACGACGACACGCGCGCCGGGCTCGGGGAGTGTCACCATGCGCCGGGTGCGTAGTCCTTGAGGAACACGCCGAAGAGGTCCTCGCCCGCCTCCCCGCGCACGATCGGGTCGTACACGCGGGCCGCGCCGTCGACGAGGTCCAGCGGTGCGTGGAAGCCCTCTTCCGCGAGACGCACCTTCGTGGGATGCGGCCGCTCGTCGGTGATCCAACCGGTGTCGACGCTCGTCATGAGGATGCCGTCGCTCTCGAACATCTCGCGCGCGCTCGTGCGGGTCAGCATGTTGACGGCGGCCTTGGCCATGTTCGTGTGCGGGTGGCCGGGACCCTTGTATCCGCGATTGAAGACGCCCTCCATGGCGCTCACGTTGACGATGTAGGTGCGCCGGGCGCTGCTGGCCGCCAGCGACGGCCGGAGCTTCGAGATGAGCAGGAACGGTGCGGTCGTGTTCGCCAGCTGCACTTCGAGCATCT
Proteins encoded:
- a CDS encoding putative acetyltransferase translates to MVTLPEPGARVVVRYLLPTGQATDALGELLSADEETVVVDGKRGVERIRRVDIVAAKPVPPAPAPRIRRPARDA